A stretch of Komagataella phaffii GS115 chromosome 2, complete sequence DNA encodes these proteins:
- a CDS encoding 3-ketoacyl-CoA thiolase with broad chain length specificity, which produces MERLSQLRKHLAGDDPVERLTAKNSDDVVIVAAFRTAVTKGGKGKFKDVNSDVLLQKLIEGLFEQKLPPGFDKSLIEEVTVGNVLNPGAGANEHRAAMLAAGIPSSVPFLAINRQCSSGLMAVNDVANKILVGQIACGLAAGVESMSSNYGPSAMPKVSKSVLKHPEGAKCMIPMGITNENINSKFGISRTAQDEFASNSYQKAEKAVREGQFREEIIPIQVEVEDEDDENDDDDAPAKTKTITVDQDEGPRPNVTVESLGKLRPAFKKDGSTHAGNASQVSDGAAVVLLMRRNMAQDLNLPILGKYIACTTVGVPPEIMGVGPAYAIPAVLKLVDLPKEKVTVYEINEAFAGQALYCINKVGLDKNKVNPNGGAIALGHPLGCTGARQVSTIMRELKPGEIGVTSMCIGTGMGAAAVFARE; this is translated from the coding sequence ATGGAAAGACTTTCACAACTAAGAAAACATTTGGCAGGTGATGATCCTGTAGAACGGTTAACGGCAAAGAACTCTGATGATGTAGTAATTGTTGCCGCCTTCAGAACTGCTGTTACAAAAGGTGGAAAGGGCAAGTTTAAGGATGTGAATTCGGATGTGTTGCTTCAGAAGTTGATCGAAGGATTGTTCGAACAAAAACTGCCTCCTGGATTTGATAAAAGCCTGATTGAAGAAGTGACGGTAGGAAACGTTTTGAATCCTGGTGCTGGTGCTAATGAACATAGAGCCGCCATGTTGGCAGCTGGAATTCCTAGCTCTGTTCCATTTTTGGCAATCAACAGGCAGTGTTCTTCAGGGCTAATGGCTGTCAATGATGTTGCAAATAAGATTCTCGTTGGTCAGATCGCCTGTGGGCTAGCGGCCGGTGTTGAAAGTATGTCAAGCAACTATGGACCATCAGCTATGCCTAAAGTATCTAAATCAGTATTAAAACATCCAGAGGGAGCCAAATGCATGATTCCCATGGGAATAACTAATGAAAATATCAACTCCAAGTTTGGCATCTCCAGAACAGCCCAAGATGAATTTGCTTCGAATTCTTACcaaaaagctgaaaaagcAGTCCGTGAGGGTCAGTTCAGAGAGGAGATTATTCCCATCCAAGTAGAAGTGGAGGACgaggatgatgaaaatgacgatgatgatgctCCCGCAAAAACTAAGACTATTACTGTGGACCAGGATGAAGGTCCCAGACCTAACGTTACCGTAGAGTCATTAGGCAAACTAAGACCAGCATTCAAGAAGGATGGTTCTACACATGCCGGAAATGCATCCCAAGTCTCAGATGGTGCTGCCGTTGTTTTATTAATGCGCAGAAATATGGCCCAGGATTTGAACCTTCCCATTCTTGGCAAGTATATTGCATGTACTACCGTGGGAGTACCTCCAGAGATCATGGGAGTTGGCCCAGCATATGCCATTCCAGCAGTCCTCAAATTGGTCGATTTGCCAAAGGAAAAAGTGACAGTTTATGAGATCAACGAGGCGTTTGCAGGTCAGGCACTTTATTGTATAAATAAGGTTGGTCTTGATAAGAATAAAGTGAACCCGAATGGAGGAGCAATTGCTCTGGGTCATC